In the Deltaproteobacteria bacterium genome, one interval contains:
- the dinB gene encoding DNA polymerase IV, translating into MKWIFHVDMDAFFAAVELMRHPELKGKAVVVGGTGDPMKRGVVSTASYEARKFGIHSGMPLRTAYKICPEAIFLPVDYPTYANISKKIKTILRGFSPMVQDAGLDEAFLDMSHIGQPPDKIAKAIKQHIKSETGLTCSIGIAPNKLLAKIASDLDKPDGLTIITERGIEGRIWPLPVKKIWGVGPKTEEYLARLGVKTIGDLASLSLDTLITQFGQAHGNYLYLASRGIDESPVVSHREPKSISRETTFQKDVGDWQILARVLARLTQDVVTRMKALGYRCRTITVKLRFADFKTHTRTMTLAEPTDALGTVRQAGFKCLNRIALVKRVRLIGMRVSGLEKKKRLT; encoded by the coding sequence ATGAAGTGGATTTTTCATGTAGACATGGACGCATTTTTTGCCGCTGTTGAGCTGATGCGGCATCCCGAACTTAAGGGCAAAGCAGTGGTCGTCGGCGGTACCGGCGATCCCATGAAAAGGGGTGTGGTTTCTACTGCCTCCTATGAGGCCCGTAAATTCGGCATACACTCAGGTATGCCTTTGCGTACAGCTTACAAGATCTGTCCAGAGGCAATATTTCTCCCTGTGGATTATCCGACGTACGCCAATATATCGAAAAAAATAAAGACAATTCTAAGGGGGTTTTCACCCATGGTCCAGGACGCGGGCCTGGATGAGGCCTTTCTCGATATGTCTCACATAGGTCAACCACCCGACAAAATCGCAAAGGCCATTAAACAGCATATCAAGTCTGAAACAGGTCTGACCTGTTCCATCGGCATCGCCCCGAATAAGCTTCTCGCAAAGATCGCTTCTGACTTGGACAAGCCCGATGGTCTTACAATAATTACCGAACGTGGCATTGAAGGTCGTATTTGGCCATTGCCTGTCAAAAAAATCTGGGGCGTAGGGCCAAAAACCGAAGAGTATCTCGCCCGCCTGGGCGTTAAAACAATTGGTGATCTTGCGTCGCTTTCTCTCGATACGCTCATTACCCAATTTGGCCAAGCACACGGAAATTACCTCTATCTGGCGTCAAGAGGTATTGATGAAAGCCCGGTAGTTAGCCACCGGGAGCCTAAATCCATAAGCCGGGAAACGACCTTTCAAAAGGATGTCGGTGACTGGCAAATCCTCGCCAGGGTGCTTGCAAGACTCACACAGGATGTTGTTACGCGGATGAAGGCACTGGGCTATCGGTGCAGGACCATTACCGTAAAGTTGCGCTTCGCGGACTTCAAGACTCACACCCGGACAATGACCCTTGCCGAGCCAACGGACGCCTTGGGAACAGTCCGGCAAGCTGGCTTTAAATGCCTTAACAGAATCGCCCTGGTGAAAAGGGTGCGATTGATAGGGATGCGAGTCAGCGGGCTGGAGAAGAAAAAGAGGCTGACTTAA